The following are encoded in a window of Limibacter armeniacum genomic DNA:
- a CDS encoding DUF4961 domain-containing protein, which yields MILKQLRILLFLLGVSITAFAQTPKVSLEPANATVLDEVTITFDVSGTNVEGLSDIYIWGWSNVGDWQTNGGSWTTSMLNGAKLAPVEGQSNKYTFKLPLTFTDRNNTEKTANNLAELIGVAPNQIESVGYLLRSDDGNTKTGDASITFSELSLTLDVSVAPAKEVYSIGESVNITATASSAADLSIWVNGSEVKAATAVSELSYSYTATVSGSVDVVVKANSDEVSLEETVSFYVKPEVVLAPRPEGLHLGANYNESNPTKVTLVLQDPAKEKEFVNVIGEFSDWVSSETYLMKKSEEADANYFWLEMTVEAGKEYIYQYLIDGSLKIADPYTEKVSDFDDKYIEETRYPNLIAYPENSTSYRASVFQTNQPEYVWSITDFQRPAKESLVVYEMHVRDFTEESTYEAATDRLDYIKELGANCIHLMPVNEFEGNDSWGYNPNFYFAPDKYYGTKDDLKAFIDAAHGKGIAVVIDMVLNHSYNSAPLVRMYNEGDYGKPTAANPWFNVDSPNPTYSWGADFNHESLYTQAFIDSVNTFWLEEYNIDGYRFDFTKGFTQTPGEGHGRDDSRIAILTRMAGEIWNNAGQEDAYVIFEHLADNSEEQVLAAEGILLWGNINHDFRTNAKGGNANLDWQYHGTRGMTQHGVLSYMESHDEERMLYDALNFGKQTSEYDLQDKQTAIQRMKLNTAFFLPIPGPKMIWQFGELGYDVSINQTALGGEVNDGNRTSRKPVLWSYTEDADRASLYKVYQALISLRNEKELYSLSGSDVSLSIGADKVVKEYSLTNGSFTVKVIGNFGVTAEKVAYDYSADGSTWYSYFENGKEVPASSTMLMAPGAFMVLVNEAVTYPETGLVAVGGEQMTVTPAEFTPSTEITVIFDPTVGGAELAEAAEVYMVASLVMDGADSETLANTVDNNTKGKMTKTADGLWEITLTPATYFGLSAEDQPFRLAIQFRNADSSVSVTAAEGKPFFKDFQQFSGDLFVVGSMTEGGWDPFKAEKMENQGDGIYTITLELTGSASEGFKFITAADDWANVTQYGSKDSQVLVEANYEGDDIKLPSGLTAGTYEVTANLSAKTVAFEREDQVTGIEDNLGVGSFKVAPNPFSDWLVVTAEAVQGTVNVVLTDMSGKVITTYEVQATQPVELNTSQLRSGMYLMQIFSEKGREVKKLIKH from the coding sequence ATGGTCAAACGTAGGAGATTGGCAAACTAACGGGGGTAGTTGGACTACGTCAATGCTGAATGGCGCTAAGTTGGCACCTGTTGAAGGACAGTCAAACAAATATACTTTTAAACTTCCCTTAACTTTTACAGACAGAAATAATACTGAGAAAACAGCTAATAATCTTGCTGAGCTAATAGGAGTAGCACCTAACCAGATTGAAAGTGTGGGCTATCTATTGAGAAGTGATGACGGTAATACCAAGACTGGTGATGCATCAATTACATTTTCTGAACTCAGTTTAACTTTAGATGTTTCGGTAGCCCCTGCAAAGGAGGTTTATTCAATTGGAGAGTCCGTAAATATTACGGCAACAGCTTCCTCTGCTGCTGACCTGAGTATTTGGGTAAATGGCAGTGAAGTAAAGGCAGCTACAGCGGTTTCAGAGCTGTCTTATTCATATACAGCAACTGTTTCTGGATCAGTCGATGTTGTCGTGAAGGCAAATAGTGATGAGGTTTCTTTAGAAGAAACAGTATCATTTTATGTAAAGCCGGAAGTAGTACTGGCTCCACGTCCTGAAGGACTTCATTTGGGAGCTAACTACAATGAAAGCAATCCTACAAAAGTCACATTGGTATTGCAGGACCCCGCAAAGGAAAAAGAATTTGTCAATGTGATTGGAGAGTTTTCCGACTGGGTGTCAAGCGAAACTTACCTGATGAAAAAGTCAGAAGAGGCTGATGCCAACTATTTCTGGTTGGAGATGACAGTAGAGGCTGGAAAGGAATATATCTATCAATACCTGATCGATGGAAGTCTTAAGATTGCTGATCCATATACGGAAAAGGTATCTGATTTTGATGATAAATATATAGAGGAAACTAGATATCCTAACCTGATTGCATATCCTGAAAACAGCACTTCATACAGGGCATCAGTATTCCAAACAAACCAACCTGAGTATGTATGGAGCATTACAGATTTTCAGCGTCCGGCCAAAGAAAGTCTGGTGGTGTATGAAATGCATGTTAGAGACTTTACGGAAGAATCAACTTACGAAGCAGCAACTGATCGTTTAGACTATATCAAGGAACTGGGAGCCAATTGTATCCACCTGATGCCAGTAAATGAGTTTGAGGGCAATGATAGCTGGGGTTATAACCCTAACTTCTACTTTGCGCCTGATAAGTATTATGGTACCAAAGATGATTTGAAGGCATTTATTGACGCAGCACATGGAAAAGGGATTGCAGTGGTGATTGATATGGTATTGAACCACTCTTATAATTCAGCTCCACTGGTTAGAATGTACAATGAAGGGGATTATGGAAAGCCAACAGCAGCCAACCCTTGGTTCAATGTAGATTCTCCAAACCCTACTTATAGCTGGGGTGCTGACTTTAACCATGAAAGCCTATATACGCAGGCATTCATAGATTCAGTGAACACGTTCTGGCTAGAAGAATACAATATTGACGGTTACAGATTTGACTTTACAAAAGGTTTTACACAAACACCTGGAGAAGGTCATGGCAGGGACGATTCCCGTATTGCAATCTTGACAAGAATGGCTGGTGAAATATGGAACAATGCTGGACAGGAAGATGCTTATGTAATCTTTGAGCATTTAGCTGACAATAGTGAGGAACAGGTACTGGCAGCTGAAGGAATCTTGCTTTGGGGAAATATCAATCATGATTTCCGTACCAATGCCAAAGGAGGTAATGCTAACCTTGATTGGCAATATCATGGCACAAGAGGTATGACACAGCATGGTGTGTTGAGTTATATGGAAAGCCATGATGAAGAGCGAATGCTGTATGACGCACTGAACTTCGGTAAACAGACAAGTGAATACGACTTACAGGATAAGCAGACCGCAATTCAGCGAATGAAACTGAACACAGCTTTTTTCCTGCCAATACCAGGGCCAAAAATGATCTGGCAATTTGGAGAACTGGGATATGATGTATCCATCAATCAGACAGCGTTAGGAGGAGAGGTAAATGACGGTAATAGAACATCCCGTAAACCAGTACTGTGGTCGTATACCGAAGACGCTGACCGTGCGAGCCTTTATAAAGTGTATCAGGCATTGATTAGCCTAAGAAATGAAAAGGAGTTATACAGCCTTTCAGGCAGTGATGTCTCACTGTCAATAGGAGCTGATAAAGTAGTAAAAGAATACTCACTGACAAATGGCAGCTTTACTGTAAAGGTGATTGGTAATTTTGGAGTTACAGCCGAAAAGGTTGCCTATGATTATTCAGCAGATGGTAGTACTTGGTATAGCTATTTTGAAAATGGAAAAGAAGTTCCAGCTTCCAGTACTATGTTGATGGCTCCCGGAGCATTTATGGTATTGGTAAATGAGGCAGTGACTTATCCTGAAACAGGTCTAGTGGCTGTTGGCGGTGAGCAGATGACTGTAACGCCTGCTGAGTTTACACCATCTACAGAGATTACCGTAATTTTTGATCCAACCGTTGGTGGGGCAGAGCTTGCAGAGGCTGCTGAAGTGTATATGGTGGCTAGCTTGGTGATGGATGGAGCGGACAGTGAAACATTGGCCAATACAGTTGATAACAACACCAAGGGCAAAATGACCAAAACAGCAGATGGTTTATGGGAAATAACGCTTACACCTGCAACGTACTTTGGGCTGAGTGCAGAAGATCAACCTTTCAGGTTGGCTATCCAGTTCCGTAATGCAGATAGCAGTGTTTCAGTGACAGCAGCTGAAGGAAAACCATTCTTCAAGGATTTTCAGCAGTTCAGTGGTGACTTGTTTGTAGTAGGCTCAATGACTGAAGGAGGTTGGGATCCATTTAAAGCGGAGAAAATGGAGAATCAAGGCGATGGGATTTATACCATTACCTTGGAGCTTACCGGATCAGCAAGTGAAGGCTTTAAGTTTATTACAGCGGCTGATGATTGGGCAAATGTTACACAATATGGTTCTAAAGACAGCCAAGTTTTGGTTGAAGCTAACTATGAGGGAGATGACATAAAACTACCTTCAGGATTGACAGCAGGAACATATGAGGTAACTGCAAACTTGTCTGCTAAAACTGTCGCCTTTGAAAGAGAAGATCAGGTGACAGGCATTGAGGATAACTTAGGTGTTGGCAGTTTCAAAGTTGCTCCCAACCCATTTTCAGATTGGTTGGTAGTTACAGCAGAAGCGGTTCAGGGAACCGTCAATGTTGTACTGACAGACATGTCAGGGAAAGTAATTACAACTTATGAAGTGCAAGCAACGCAACCTGTAGAACTGAATACTTCCCAATTGAGAAGTGGAATGTATTTGATGCAAATCTTTTCGGAGAAAGGCAGGGAGGTGAAAAAACTTATTAAGCATTAA